CCTATGCGCTGGACGTGGTGGCCACCATCATCAACCGCCGCAACCTGAGTCAGACCGAGCTGGACGAGCTGCGCACCCAGTTCAGCACGGAGGACCGCCCGGCGCTGATCTACTCCGTGCCCAACGACCCCACCATCGGCCAGCCCACCATGCGCGACGTGAAAAAGGGCCTCAACGCCGAGGTGCTGTTCGGCGAGAACCGCCTGGACGCCCTGGTGGGCGACTACCTCATCGCCGCCATGCATGTGGACAACGTGCTGGGCTACATTGCCAAAGACCAGCTGCTGGTCACCCCCGGCGACCGCACGGACGTGCTGCTGGCGGCCATTGCCTCGCGGCTTTCCTCCTCCACGCCGGACATTGCGGGCGTGCTGCTTACCGGCGGCCTGCGCCCCTCGGAACGGGTCTGCAAGTTCATTGAAGGCTGGACCGGCTCGCCCCTGCCCATCCTCATGACCCAGGACCACACCTACAAGGCCGTGCTGGCCCTGCAAAGCATCATCGCCCCCATTGAGCCGGGCGACCTGCGCAAGATCAACACCGTGCTGGGGCTCTTTGAGCACCACGTCAACGGCAAGGAGATCACCAACCGCATCGGCGGCGAGCGCAGCAGCCGCATCACGCCCATGATGTTTGAATTTGAGCTCATTGAGCGCGCCAAGACGGACAAAATGCGCATCGTCCTGGCCGAAGGCCTGGAGGAACGCATCCTCCGCGCCACGGATATCCTGCTGCGCCGTGACGTGGCCGACATCATCCTGCTGGGCGACGTGGATAAAATCCGCGCCAAGGCCAGCACCCTGGGCCTGGACATCGCCAAGGCCACCATCATCGACCCCGTGCACTCGCCCTTGTTTGACGACTACGCCGCCACCTACTACGAGCTGCGCAAAAAGAAGGGCATCACCCCGGAGCAGGCCCGCGACACCATGACCGACGCCACCTACTTCGGCACCATGATGGTCAAGAAGGACGACGCCGACGGCATGGTTTCCGGCTCCATCAACACCACGGCCCACACCATCCGCCCGGCCTTTGAGTTCGTCAAAACCAAGCCGGGCTTCTCTGTGGTTTCCTCGGTCTTCCTCATGTGCCTCAAGGACCGCGTGCTGGCCTTCGGCGACTGCGCCGTGAACCCCAACCCCACGGCCCAGCAGCTGGCCGAAATTGCCGTGGCCTCGGCCCACACGGCCCAGGTTTTCGGCATTGAGCCGCGCGTGGCCATGCTCTCCTACTCCACGGGCACTTCCGGCAAAGGCGCGGACGTGGACGTGGTGGTGGAGGCCACCCGCATCGCCAAGGAAATGGCCCCGAATCTGGCCCTGGAAGGCCCCCTGCAGTACGACGCCGCCATCGACCCCACCGTGGCCAAGACCAAAATGCCCGACAGCAAGGTGGCCGGCCGCGCCACGGTGTTTATCTTCCCGGACCTCAATACGGGCAACAACACCTATAAGGCTGTGCAGCGCGCCGCCGGGGCCGTGGCCATCGGCCCTGTGCTTCAGGGCCTGAACAAGCCGGTCAACGACCTCTCGCGCGGCTGCACCGTGCCCGACATTGTCAATACCGTGGCCATCACCGCCGTGCAGGCCGCGGCGGAAAAAAAGGCCGCCCAAGCCTAAGCGGGCCTGCCGACGCGCCAATGCCGCCGGCAGCAAGGGGGGCCTTGCCCCCCTTGCCCACCGGCTTTTTCTCACGGCCTGAGTGCCGCAACCGGTAGGGAAGGACGCCGCCCGGCGACGCCCCTCCACGAAAAAAGGTAACTCTATGAAAGTTCTGGTCATCAACGCGGGCTCTTCGTCCTGCAAATACCAACTGCTGGAAATGGACGACCGCAGCGTGCTCTGCTCCGGCCTGGCCGAACGCATCAGTCAGGAGGGCGGCCGCCTGACCCACAAAATCGCCCCGGATACGGACAAGGAAGAAAAACTCGTCCGCGAAGCCAGCTTCCCCACCCATGTGGAAGCCATGGAGCTGGTCATCGCCCTGCTCACCGACCCGCAGAAGGGCGTGATCAAAGACAAGAGCGAAATCTACGCCATCGGCCACCGCGTGCTGCACGGCGGCGAGGCTGTGAGCCAGCCCGTGCGCGTGGACGAACGCATCAAGGGAATCATCCGGGAATGCTTCCCCCTGGGGCCCCTGCACAACCCGGCCAACCTTATGGGCATTGAAGTGGCGGAAAAGCTCTTCCCCGGCGTGCCCAACGTGGCCGTGTTTGATACGGAATTCGGCATGGGCATGCCCAAGGAAGCCTACATGTACGCCCTGCCCTACGGCCTGTACGAGGAGCTGAAGATCCGCCGCTACGGCTTCCACGGCACCTCGCACAAGTACATCGCCCACAAGACGGCGGAATACCTGGGCAAGCCCCTTAAGGATCTGCGCTCCATCACCATGCACCTGGGCAACGGCTCTTCCATGAGCTGCGTTAAGAACGGCAAGTGCTTCGACACCAGCATGGGCCTCACCCCGCTGGAAGGCCTGATCATGGGCACCCGCTGCGGCAGCATAGACCCGGCCATTGTGCCCTTTGTCATGGAGAAAAAGGGGCTCAGCCCGGCCGAGGCCGACACCCTTATGAACAAAAAGTCCGGCCTGCTGGGCCTTTGCGGCTACACGGACATGCGCGACGTGCACGCCCAGGTGGATAAAGGCGACGAGCGCGCCGCCCTGGCCCTGGCCATGCTGGTGCGCAGCATCAAAAAGACCCTCGGCGCGTATCTGGCCCTGCTGGAAGGCAAGGCGGACGCCCTGGTCTTTACCGCCGGCATAGGCGAAAACGACGACATCGTGCGCGCCCAGGTCTGCGCCGGCATGGAAGCCTTCGGCATCAAGCTGGATCAGAAGGAAAACAGCACCCGCAAGCCCGGCGCGCGCACCATTTCCGCGCCGGAAAGCCGCATCCCCGTGCTGGTCATCCCCACCAACGAAGAACTGCAGATCGCCCTGGCCACTGTGGAAGTGCTGGGCTGATCAGCGCCTTTACGGCCCGTTCCGCTGCAGGTTCCCCTGCCCCGGAACGGGCTTTTTTCTGCCTGCGCTGTTTTTTCGCTTTTCGCCCAGAGTACCCCCTGCGCGTCGCCTGAGGAGAGAAACGTCTTTTGAATAGGGATGTGGGGGGGAAGGGAAACTTTTGAGCGCTGCTGTCTTCGCCCGTAACTAGCGCTGCTGTCTTCGCCCGTAACTAGCGCTGCTGTCTTCGCCCGTAACTTCCTTCGTCGTAACGGGCTAAGCTCCTTCGTCGTAACGGGCTAAGCTCCTTCGTCGTAACGGGCTAAGCTGACCAAAAGCTTCCCCTCCCCCCCACAAAAACAATCTTCCCCTACAACACGCCCTATCCGCGCTGGAGCTGGCGGCCGGCCAGGCGTTTGCGCAGGCTTTCGGCCACGGCGGCGGGCTCCTGGGGTTTTCTGGCTATGCCGCTTGCAATGGCGGCTTTGGCGGTGGCGGCGGCCACTTGCGGGGCCACTTCGGGGTTGAGGGTGGAGGGGATGATGTATTCCGGGCTGAGTTCTTCGGGTTTGACCAGGCCGGCGATGGCCTCGGCGGCGGCGATTTTCATGGCGTCGTTGATGTCTGTGGCGCAGACGTCGAGCGCGCCGCGGAAGATGCCGGGAAAGGCCAGCACGTTGTTGATCTGGTTGGGGCAATCGGAGCGTCCGGTGGCCACCACCCTGGCCCCGGCGTCTTTGGCGCGCTGGATGGGCCAGATTTCAGGGATGGGATTAGCCTGGGCGAAGACGATGGGGTCTTTGCCCATGCTGCGGATCATGTCCTCGGTGAGGGTATCGGGGGCGGAAACGCCGATGAAGACGTCCGCGCCCTTGATGGCGTCGGCCAGGCCGCCCTTGATTTTGTTGGGATTGGTGCGGGCGGCTATGTCGTCCTTATAGGGGTTCATGCCCTCGGCGCGCCCCTGCCAGATGGGCCCGCGGGAATCGCACATGATGACGTTTTTGAGGCCCAGGGCCATGAGCAGCCTGATAATGGCGATGCCGGCCGCGCCCGCGCCGCTGGTGACCACGGTGATGTCGTCCAGCTTTTTGCCCACCAGCTTAAGGGCGTTCATGAGGCCGGCCAGGGTAACCACGGCGGTGCCGTGCTGGTCGTCGTGGAAGATGGGGCCTTTGAACACGCCGTTCTTTTTGAGGCTGTCTTCAATAACAAAGCATTCCGGGGCCTTGATGTCCTCCAGGTTCACGCCGCCGAAGGTGGGGGCCATAAGCTCCACCAGCTCCACGATTTTGGCGGTATCCTTGGTATTCACGCAGATGGGGAAGGCGTCCACGTCGCCGAAGGTCTTGAAGAGCAAGGATTTGCCTTCCATAACAGGCATGGCGGCAGCGGCCCCGATGGCGCCCAGGCCGAGCACGGCGGTGCCGTTGGAGACCACGCAGACGAAGTTGGCGTGGTTGGTGTAGACGTCAAGGGCGTCAGGATTGCGGTGGATTTCCATGCAGGGTTCGGCCACGCCCGGCGAATAGGCCAGGGTAAGGTCATCGGCGTCGCGCACGGGCGCTTTGACCCGCACCTCGATCTTGCCCTGGTATTCCTTGTGCATAGCCAGGGCTTCTTCCCGCAGATTCTTGATCCGTGACATGGCTCACTACTCCTTGAATGGTGATGGATGGAACAGGGCGCCGCGGCAAAGGCGGCAGGCCTGTGCGCCTCCCCAACGTCCGTCGCAGGGTCGGGGAGGCGCGCGCCCGGTCCGGCAAAGGCCTGCTGGGCGCGGCTCCTGGCCGCGCCCGCGGACCCGCCGGAGTGGGCTCAGGCCTTGGGGCGCTCCTCATTTGTCATATGCAGTTTGCCGTCTCGCAGCCAGTAGCGCAAGCCGTCGAGTTTTTTGAAGCTCTCAATGGTCGCGTCCAAGGCGGCGGGGTTGGGGGAACGGAAGCGGATTTTTACCTGCCGCATGCCGTTTTCCACCGTGGCGGAAAGCACGGAAATGACGCTCATGCCGTTGGCCTTGAGCACATCCAGCAGAGCGCGGATGGTGCCGGGCTGGTTGGGCACCACAAAGCCCGCTTCCTCGCCGGGCTGTTCCGCGCCGCTGATGGTGAGCAACGCATGGAAGACGTCCCAGCCGGTAAGAATGCCCACCAGCTTGTCTTCCTCATTGACCACGGGCAGGCAGGCCACATGTTTGTCAAACATGAGCTTGGCCGCCTGCTCCACGGTATTGCCGTAATAGATGGTGGTGGGGGCCACCACCATTACGTCCTTGGCCTTGGTTTCGGCAATGATGTCCATGGCCTCCAGGATTTCATAGCCCGTGGTGTGCAGGGGGGAGTAAGCCTTGAGGTCCGAGGAGGAAATAAGGCCCACTACCACCTTGTCCTTGTCCACCACGGGCAGGCGGTTGATGTGGTGGTCTCTGAGCAGCTTTTTGCACTGCAGCAGGGTGGTCTCAGGCGAAACGGTGACTACATGGGGTTTCATCCAGTCAAGAATAAGCATGGCACCCTTCCTTTGGGCGGGGGGGCCCCGCCCGGAGCAACTTGGGGTTCAGGCGCAGCGCGGCCGGGGCGGCCGCCTAGCCCTTGGCGCAACCGCAGCCGCAGCCCTGCATTTTGCGGCGCAGGCCTTCGGGCAGAATGCCCCGCACCGATTCCATAGTAACCATCCGCCGCATGATGCCCAGCTGGTCCTGCAGGGGCAGCTGCTTGGGGCACACGCTGTCGCAGGCCAGCAGGCCCATGCAGCCGAACACGCCGTTGTCGTCGCCGATAAGATCGTAGTAGTCGGCCGGGGCGCGGTTGTCGCGCGGGTCAATATAGAAGCGCGCCATGCGGTTGATGGCCGTGGCACCGATAAAGTCTTCGCGCATGCGGGCCGTGCCGCAGGCCGCCACGCAACAGCCGCATTCGATGCAGCGATCCAGCTCAAAAATTTTGGTGGCCAGATCGTTGCTCATGCGTTCTTCCTGCTCGGCGGGATCAAAAGCCTTGTTGGTGTGGATCCAGGATTCGATTTTTTTGCCCACGTTGCGGAACCAGGTGCCCGTATCCACGGAAAGGTCGCCCAGCAGCTTAAAGACCGGCAGGGGATGCAGGCTGATGTGGTCCGGCAGGTCGCAGGTCTGGGTGTGGCAGGCCAGACCGGGCCTGCCGTTGATGACCATGCCGCAGGAACCGCAGATGCCGGCGCGGCAGCAGAAATCGAACTGCAGGGAGGCGTCCTGCTTTTCGCGGATCATGTTCAAGGCGATGAAGAGCGTCATGCTGGGGTGCTCTTCCAGCTGGAAGGTCTGCATATGCGGGGTGGAATGCGGATCCAGCGGATTGTAGCGGAAGATCTCAAAGGTAAGATTGCGTCCCATTATGCTGTCCTCCCTTAGCCTTTCTGATCGTAGGGAACGACCTGGTCTTCCCTGATTTCGCCGGGTATGATCTTGCCGCCGCCGTAGCCCCGATCGCCCGGGGGCATGATGAAGAACGGCGTAGCGGGCTCATACTTGAGCGTGGGCAGACTGTCGCCTTCCTTCCAGTAGGCCAGGGTGCGCACCAGCCAGTCTTTGTCGTTGCGCTCTGGGTAGTCCTCGCGGGCGTGCGCGCCGCGGCTTTCAGTGCGCATAAGCGCGCCGTAGGCCGTGCAGAGGGCCAGCTTGAGCATGCCCGGCACCCGCAGGGCCATGGAAAGCTCGGCGTTGGGCCCAGGGATGTTGCCGCTGACCAGACGCATGTTTTTGCAGCGTTCCAGAAGCTCCTGGAGCTTGTCCACGCCTTCCTGCAAATCCTTGCCGTTGCGGAAGATGCCCACATGCTCCATCATCACGTCCTGCATGGCGTTGCGCAAGGTGTAACAGTCGTCGCCCGCGCCGCGCAACAGCGCCGCAATGCGGTCCTGCACCCTGGTCGTGCCTTCCTTCATGGCGGCGGTGGAGAACACCGTCTCGTAGCCTTCCAGAAATTCCACCAGTTTTTTGCCCACAATGCGGCCGGAGACCACGGTCTCCGCCAGGGAGTTGCCGCCCAGGCGGTTAAAGCCGTGCATATCCCAGCAGGCGGCCTCGCCGGCGCTGAAAAGCCCCTTGAGGCCGTAGGCGTGGCCGTCTTTGTTGATGCGCACGCCGCCCATGCTGTAGTGGTGGGTGGGCCGCACGGGGATGAGCTGGTGGATGGGGTTCACGCCCAGGAAGTGAGTGCAGATGTCGTAAACTTCCCGCAGGTTGGTGGTGATGTGCTTTTTGCCCAGGTGGCGGATGTCCAGCCAGAGGTGCTCACCGTAGGGGCTTTTGACGCCGTAGCCCTTGCGCATGTGCTCGGTCATGCGGCGGGAGACCACGTCGCGCGAGGCCAGCTCGGCCTTTTCGGGTTCGTAGTCGGGCATGAAGCGGTATTCGTTCACGTCCAGCAGGGTGCCGCCGTCGCCGCGGCAGCCTTCGGTCACCAGGATATCCGTGGGCACCGTGCCCGTGGGGTGGAACTGCACGGCCTCCATGTTGCCCAGGGGCACCAGGCCGGTTTCCAGGGCAGTGATCTGGCCGCCGCCGTCGCAGATGACCGCATTGGTGGTGGCCCGATAGATGCGCCCGTAGCCGCCCGTGGCGATGAGCGTGGCTTTGGCAAAGTAGCCCGTGAGCTCGCCGGTGCGCAGGTCGCGGGCCACGCAGCCCATGCAGTGCTCGCCGTTGTGAACCAGAACCTCGGCCTGCATGCGGTCGTGCACTTCCACGCCCAGCTGCAGCAGGCGGTTGTCCAGGGTAAAGAGCACGGCGTGGCCGGTGCCGTCCGAGGTATAGCAGGTGCGCCACTTGGCCGTGCCGCCGAAGGCGCGGGAGTGGATCAGGCCTTCGTTTTCCTTCTTTTCCGTAGCCTGAAAGGGCTTGCCGCCCTTAAAGTAGGTGTGTTCGCCCGGCACCACGCGGCTCCAGGGCACGCCCATCCAGGCCATTTCGCGCATGGCGATGGGCGCGGTTTCGGCAAAAAGGCGGGCCACCTCCTGGTCGCAGCCCCAGTCCGAGCCCTTGACGGTATCGGCAAAATGGATCTGCGAGCAATCGCCGTCGCCCATGATGGAATTGCCCAGGGCCGCCTGCATGCCGCCCATGGCCGCCGAAGAGTGCGAGCGCTTGGGCGGCACCACCGAAAGACAGATGACCCGGAATCCGGCCTGGGCGGCCTCCACGGCCACGCGCTCTCCGGCAAGGCCGGCTCCGATGCACAGAACGTCGCTTTCAAAAATACGCATGCGGCACCCCCCCTATCCCTGGAACCAGGCGCGGGTCAGGGCCAGCGCGCCGAGCAACAGATAACATGCCATGACAATCCAGGTCCATTTGCGCCACCGCGGCTTCGTGCTCTTGGTGCAGATGCCGAACTTCACGGCGATGCGGTAGACGCCGATGCCCGTATGCAGGATGACGCAGGGCAAAAAGACCACATAGAAGGCCAGCCAGCCGTTGTGCAGGCGCTTGGCGCTGCCCGCCACGTTGATGGGCAGATCCGTCATGACGGTGTACACATGGTAGAATGCGCCCAGCAGGATGACGATGGCCGTAAAGACCTGCACCAGCCACAACCAGGTGTCAAAATCCTTCAGGCTTTTGCTGTGCTGCACAAAAATGCCCAGCTCATGCGCGCGGAAGGGCATTTTGCGGGCCGCGATATAAAAATGGAACACGATGAGCAAAAGCACGATGGGGGCGGCCAGCTGCGCAAGCCAGGTAACCTCCAGAAGCCAGGCAATGCCGTTGGTCAGGGCCGGGCTGATCACCACGGTGCCCTCCAGCACCAGGTGAACGCACACGAACAGGGCCAGAAGCGCGCCTGAGGCGGCCTGCCAGAAATCCAGGCGCGTCTTGCCCTCAAGGGGAACTCTGCTCGAAGCCATAGCAACTCCTTCTGCAAAGGGTGGGTTGGAAGCAGTCATTATGTGGTAACCGCCTTGGCTATAAGTGCCGGTAAGGGGCCTGGCCGGTGGCGTAATAGTCGTCGCCCGTGCTGTCGATAACTACGATGGCCGGGAAGTCTTCCACCTCCATGGCGGCCACGGCTTCGGGGCCGAGGTCCGGGTAGGCCAGCACGGTGTATTTTTTGACGGAGCGCGCAATGAGCGCGCCCGCCCCGCCCACGGCCGCCAGATAAGGC
This window of the Desulfovibrio legallii genome carries:
- a CDS encoding NAD(P)-dependent malic enzyme, with protein sequence MSRIKNLREEALAMHKEYQGKIEVRVKAPVRDADDLTLAYSPGVAEPCMEIHRNPDALDVYTNHANFVCVVSNGTAVLGLGAIGAAAAMPVMEGKSLLFKTFGDVDAFPICVNTKDTAKIVELVELMAPTFGGVNLEDIKAPECFVIEDSLKKNGVFKGPIFHDDQHGTAVVTLAGLMNALKLVGKKLDDITVVTSGAGAAGIAIIRLLMALGLKNVIMCDSRGPIWQGRAEGMNPYKDDIAARTNPNKIKGGLADAIKGADVFIGVSAPDTLTEDMIRSMGKDPIVFAQANPIPEIWPIQRAKDAGARVVATGRSDCPNQINNVLAFPGIFRGALDVCATDINDAMKIAAAEAIAGLVKPEELSPEYIIPSTLNPEVAPQVAAATAKAAIASGIARKPQEPAAVAESLRKRLAGRQLQRG
- a CDS encoding fumarate reductase flavoprotein subunit, yielding MRIFESDVLCIGAGLAGERVAVEAAQAGFRVICLSVVPPKRSHSSAAMGGMQAALGNSIMGDGDCSQIHFADTVKGSDWGCDQEVARLFAETAPIAMREMAWMGVPWSRVVPGEHTYFKGGKPFQATEKKENEGLIHSRAFGGTAKWRTCYTSDGTGHAVLFTLDNRLLQLGVEVHDRMQAEVLVHNGEHCMGCVARDLRTGELTGYFAKATLIATGGYGRIYRATTNAVICDGGGQITALETGLVPLGNMEAVQFHPTGTVPTDILVTEGCRGDGGTLLDVNEYRFMPDYEPEKAELASRDVVSRRMTEHMRKGYGVKSPYGEHLWLDIRHLGKKHITTNLREVYDICTHFLGVNPIHQLIPVRPTHHYSMGGVRINKDGHAYGLKGLFSAGEAACWDMHGFNRLGGNSLAETVVSGRIVGKKLVEFLEGYETVFSTAAMKEGTTRVQDRIAALLRGAGDDCYTLRNAMQDVMMEHVGIFRNGKDLQEGVDKLQELLERCKNMRLVSGNIPGPNAELSMALRVPGMLKLALCTAYGALMRTESRGAHAREDYPERNDKDWLVRTLAYWKEGDSLPTLKYEPATPFFIMPPGDRGYGGGKIIPGEIREDQVVPYDQKG
- a CDS encoding acetate kinase, yielding MKVLVINAGSSSCKYQLLEMDDRSVLCSGLAERISQEGGRLTHKIAPDTDKEEKLVREASFPTHVEAMELVIALLTDPQKGVIKDKSEIYAIGHRVLHGGEAVSQPVRVDERIKGIIRECFPLGPLHNPANLMGIEVAEKLFPGVPNVAVFDTEFGMGMPKEAYMYALPYGLYEELKIRRYGFHGTSHKYIAHKTAEYLGKPLKDLRSITMHLGNGSSMSCVKNGKCFDTSMGLTPLEGLIMGTRCGSIDPAIVPFVMEKKGLSPAEADTLMNKKSGLLGLCGYTDMRDVHAQVDKGDERAALALAMLVRSIKKTLGAYLALLEGKADALVFTAGIGENDDIVRAQVCAGMEAFGIKLDQKENSTRKPGARTISAPESRIPVLVIPTNEELQIALATVEVLG
- a CDS encoding CBS and ACT domain-containing protein gives rise to the protein MLILDWMKPHVVTVSPETTLLQCKKLLRDHHINRLPVVDKDKVVVGLISSSDLKAYSPLHTTGYEILEAMDIIAETKAKDVMVVAPTTIYYGNTVEQAAKLMFDKHVACLPVVNEEDKLVGILTGWDVFHALLTISGAEQPGEEAGFVVPNQPGTIRALLDVLKANGMSVISVLSATVENGMRQVKIRFRSPNPAALDATIESFKKLDGLRYWLRDGKLHMTNEERPKA
- a CDS encoding succinate dehydrogenase/fumarate reductase transmembrane subunit, whose amino-acid sequence is MASSRVPLEGKTRLDFWQAASGALLALFVCVHLVLEGTVVISPALTNGIAWLLEVTWLAQLAAPIVLLLIVFHFYIAARKMPFRAHELGIFVQHSKSLKDFDTWLWLVQVFTAIVILLGAFYHVYTVMTDLPINVAGSAKRLHNGWLAFYVVFLPCVILHTGIGVYRIAVKFGICTKSTKPRWRKWTWIVMACYLLLGALALTRAWFQG
- a CDS encoding fumarate reductase iron-sulfur subunit is translated as MGRNLTFEIFRYNPLDPHSTPHMQTFQLEEHPSMTLFIALNMIREKQDASLQFDFCCRAGICGSCGMVINGRPGLACHTQTCDLPDHISLHPLPVFKLLGDLSVDTGTWFRNVGKKIESWIHTNKAFDPAEQEERMSNDLATKIFELDRCIECGCCVAACGTARMREDFIGATAINRMARFYIDPRDNRAPADYYDLIGDDNGVFGCMGLLACDSVCPKQLPLQDQLGIMRRMVTMESVRGILPEGLRRKMQGCGCGCAKG
- the pta gene encoding phosphate acetyltransferase — its product is MHKGLYITATGPMTGKSAIALGAMQLLSRSLRKVAFFRPIINEPLWDDRDPDINLMLEYFKLNMDYADTFAYTQREARQIINQGSRNLLIEHIIQKYKKLLETHDFVLCVGTDFLAKDPVFEFELNAEIAANLGCPVILVTSGYNVNAEDIRESLQITMDSLKPYALDVVATIINRRNLSQTELDELRTQFSTEDRPALIYSVPNDPTIGQPTMRDVKKGLNAEVLFGENRLDALVGDYLIAAMHVDNVLGYIAKDQLLVTPGDRTDVLLAAIASRLSSSTPDIAGVLLTGGLRPSERVCKFIEGWTGSPLPILMTQDHTYKAVLALQSIIAPIEPGDLRKINTVLGLFEHHVNGKEITNRIGGERSSRITPMMFEFELIERAKTDKMRIVLAEGLEERILRATDILLRRDVADIILLGDVDKIRAKASTLGLDIAKATIIDPVHSPLFDDYAATYYELRKKKGITPEQARDTMTDATYFGTMMVKKDDADGMVSGSINTTAHTIRPAFEFVKTKPGFSVVSSVFLMCLKDRVLAFGDCAVNPNPTAQQLAEIAVASAHTAQVFGIEPRVAMLSYSTGTSGKGADVDVVVEATRIAKEMAPNLALEGPLQYDAAIDPTVAKTKMPDSKVAGRATVFIFPDLNTGNNTYKAVQRAAGAVAIGPVLQGLNKPVNDLSRGCTVPDIVNTVAITAVQAAAEKKAAQA